A segment of the Salvelinus namaycush isolate Seneca chromosome 3, SaNama_1.0, whole genome shotgun sequence genome:
ATAGAAGTCCTGCCTGTGTTTAGAATTTGATCACGTCCGTAGCCCACTAATGCCATTGAAAACCTACCTGACTCCCTTCTCTCCACAGAACAGTGACCATCCACCCCCATACTACTTAGCAGTAGTGCCCACCCAGCCCCCTCCTCAGTATGGAGAGGTGGTGGGAACAAGAGGGTGGTCTGACACCCCCTCCCAACCTTACTACATCAACCAGCCGATGCCACATGCAAATGTCATCCATGTCTCTCACAGTACCCGTAAGTTCCTCACATTCCCTTTAACTTTTTCGATCCTCAACATATATTCCTTCCCCTAACTATAACTACAACTCTTTCTATGAAAGggctccatctctcgctctctttctaaaCCTAAAATGTCCCTGTTTCTCCCCCCTGCAGCCCCTTGTCGTAAGAAAAGCTTATCGTGTGGGAACAGTTCCCACTGTTACAGAGGATCAGGAGAAGCCACCCTACTGCTTGTCTTCCTCGTTATTGCTCTCTGGCTGGGGGGTAACTGGACCAATAACTTACAGAGAACCCATACAGTACAATTATGTGGACATAATGTAACATCATTTAACACGGACATAATGTAACAATACAATATGTTAGAATTTATGACAGAAACATCTATTTCCAAAATCATAAATTCCATATTAAGGGTATGATGTGAATGTAATATACCTGGTATGATATTGCATTGTTTTGGTATACTACCATGGGGACTTCCATGCCTCTGGATATCCTCTGGCCTCTCtctttgacctctgacctttgacctctgtcCAGTATGTTATGGCCCATCCCTGGTGTCTGGCCACCTAAGCAGCAGTGAAGCCTACCAGCCCAGCGAGATGGAGAAAGACAGCTGTCCCTCCAACACTGTGGAGTGTGATGGCCAACAGGAATGCAAACTGGGCAGTGATGAGACCAATTGTTGTCAGTATTCTAATAGCTATCACCTAGTTTTTGTTGTCAGTAACAAAAACAGAAGGATCCTTTCTGGATCTGTAATGGATTTGTAATGTTCTAACTGAGTGATGCATATGTGTGATCCAGTGATGTTCTAATTGAGGGATGTATCTGTGTGATCCAGTGATGTTCTAATTGAAGGATGTATCTGTGTGATCCAGTGATGTTCTAATTGAGGGATGTATCTGTGTGATCCAGTGATGTTCTAATTGAGGGATGTATCTGTGTGATCCAGTGATGTTCTAATTGAAGGATGTATCTGTGTGATCCAGTGATGTTCTAATTGAAGGATGTATCTGTGTGATCCAGTGATGTTCTAGTTGAGGGATGTATCTGTGTGATCCAGTGCGGTTGTAATTGAGTGATGTATCTGTGTGATCCAGTGATGTTCTAGTTGAGGGATGTATCTGTGTGATCCAGTGCGGTTGTAATTGAGTGATGTATCTGTGTGATCCAGTGATGTTCTAGTTGAGGGATGTATCTGTGTATTATCCAGTACGGTTCGGGTCGAACGGGGCTCTCCAGGTGAAGACAAACAGCGTTGGTAGTTTCCTCCCTGTATGTTACAGTGGCTGGAACAAGGGCCTGGCTGACCAGACCTGTGCACAACTAGGCTTCAGAGCGTAAGATCTTCCGCTGTTTTGCTGCCCTCTTTTGGTCTAAAGATTGAACTGTGCAAACCTGTGTGACCATACCCATCaaataaatcaaaatcaaatcacattttattcatAATGTACACAGTTTAATGAATGTATAAAAGGTGCATGATATGCTTGTGTGCTAGTTCCCTCAATATTTCAGTACAATAACCAATAATCAATGGGTTTAGTGGTGTGAGGTAGTGATGTGGGGACGTGTATATGAACTCCCTGCATCTATTTATTTAGGAGTCATAGCACTAGCAGTGTGAAAGATGGGTCCTCTACCACTCTCACTGTGACAGGGCAGACCTGCAACACCATCCAGGGAAAGGTGTCAGTAAAGTGAGTGCTCCTGGACATACTCAACAGCCCTTTGCATATGTCACACACTGAGTAAACATTGACATGTACATAGCTGCGGGAAGTAGggatgctgcagcaccccctaaaTAATCAGAATATatacacaaaaatatatataaatacatttaaatttgtatttatttatatatatatattttttgtgtgtatatattcTGATTATTTATCAGAGCCAACAATGTCACCATTAGATGGCGTGAGTAAGGCAAATAAAACATGTGACCTCATTGGTGATCTGATTTAACTGTGCGTTTCTGTCTGTGCTCAGTAGCTCATCTTGCCTCAACAAGGACACTGTATCCCTGCAGTGTATCAGTGAGTAACTGTCTTTACATTCTCACAGTTCATACACAAAGGCAACCAGTGGTGTTTTAAGGCTGGATAGAGTTTCATCTAGCTCTCCTGATGAACAGAGGACCAAATACAAATCCCCATGCTGTATTAGGACTACGGACCAActtactccctctctctgtccacatgGTAGACTGTGGCCGGCAGCAGTCGTCCAGAATCATAGGGGGCTCTGCAGCGAATCTGGGCGATTGGCCTTGGCAGGTCAGCCTCCACTTTCGGGGCTTTCACACCTGTGGAGGCACCCTGGTGGCTCCTGACTTTGTGGTGACAGCAGCCCACTGCTTCCCCAGGTCAGTACGGCAGACAACACAGCAGACAATGGACAAGGAACTGTAATGAGACAATGTAAAACAGAACAGTAATGACATTATCAAACAGAACATATAGAATAGCCCTGAAATGTAACAATGCTAAGACAAAAGAACTGGGCTATAACAGAACAGATGCAAAGACAGAACAGATCTGGAAGTGAACAAAGCTAACCAAAGTGAGCTAGCTAAGACTGAACAGTGCTTAGGATGAACATGGCTAAAACAGTTATCAGTGAGGAGTTAAATTACCTAACAACTCTTCTATCTCTAGGAAAGACTCATCGTACCTGGTGCCCAATAACTGGCGTTTGTACATGGGCATGGTTTCTCAGACGATGCTGCCTGTCCCTGAGATGGTGGAGAAGATCATTGTCCATGAGAGCTATGATGACAACACCAACAACTATGACATTGCCCTGCTTAAACTCACACATTACGTACACTACTCCAGTGAGTTCACCTTTAACCTAATAATATTACATGATTACTGATGCACATTACACCATACTGGATCACTATTATCTTTGATCGTCATaattaacgtgtgtgtgtgtgttgtttcagaCAGCATCCAgcctgtgtgcctgcctgcctatgACAAGACCGTCTCTCCTGGGACAAAATGCTGGACCTCTGGATTTGGGACAGAGGAGGGGACAGGTGAGAGTCACAGGGACTGGCACAGGGGGGCGACTGTTAGGTTCTGTTTGACATTGGGGTGAACATGAAGAGGAAATAGAAATACAGCATGATATGTGATGTAATTAAGGACTAGAAAACAATCTGGTGTgttattctgtatggtgatatctgttttttttttgctttgtgtTCAGCCCGTGGATCCACAAGTCTTATGGAGGTGACTGTGGACATCATTGACTCCAGTGTATGTAACAGAAACACAGTCTACAATGGCCAGGTCTCTCAGAACATGTTGTGTGCTGGAGATATAAAGGGAAGCAAGGACTCCTGCCAGGTGAGTAAAGAGGACACTAGGACCCATCAGAGAACCACAGACAGTAGCTACTTCCACACAGCTTCTTACATGATGTCCACAAATCTCATCCTGTGTCGCTCTAGTCCCTCCTTCCCTTTtcttctctccatcttcctctcatATCCATTTCCATCTCCCACTCCCCCTACCGCTCCCTTCCTCCACTAGAGGGACGGTGGAGGTCCTCTGGTGTGTAAGGACTCAGACCAGCGCTGGTACCTGATGGGGGTGACCAGCTGGGGGGTAGGCTGTGGCAGGAGGAACATGCCGGGGGTATACAGTCGTGTCAGCCGCCTGCTGCCCTGGGTCTACAGTAAGATGCAGGTAGGGAAAGGAGCACCCAGGACCACTGGGAAGACACATGCACAACCTCCGCACTGGGGTGGAATTCTATCAATAATTCAATAATTTTCATCTGTACTGCTTCAGAGGGCACTTATATTAATTTagatattttacatacagtatcatTAGTTCAACTTAGAACTGTGAAACCTAATTATAGCTAGCTGTCAGAATAAGGATTGAGTAGGATGGTGTTATTAGTAATGTGACTCCTGAACATGTTCCTTCTACTCTCCATCTCCCAGCAAGCAAGACCGTGATGTGATCACAGCTGCTCTCATCCAAGGATGTTCAGCATGTCTTTTGGACCTGACAATGAGACTGGTGTGAACCCTTCAACACTGGCAGGGAATGGAAGGCTTTTATATGTGATATCTGCTGTCATTGCACTGCTGTCATCTTAACGTGCGTTGGATCATTGTTTCCCTGAAACAGTATTGAGCATATCTATATTTGTGACATATTTTATGAGGAATGTCTTTTACTCACACTGCAACCTCTTATAAAGCTATAAACCTGTCTCAGGATATACTCCAGGTTCACATGGACTTTACTGATGCTACAGTGAACTACACTTGCTGTTTTCTATGGCTGAGAGTTGTGAAACTGAAGAAAATTTATCAGGAAGATTTTTCTAATCACTTTAACGTAACACTAATTACCTTATGGCACTGATGATTCCTTGATTGTTTGTTGATTGTTTCAACTTATGTACACTTTTTGGTGTGATGTGTGTGAATTATCGATTCTGTTTTTCCATGTCTATCACTGTGTGTCAATTGGAATTATAATTTATTTTGTCATTATTTGAGTCAGAATGTTTTACTCATACTCTAAACGCCAGGATTCAACTTCATGAATGATATTGAATATCATTCTTCTGCTGTTAATCAATAGCTGACTAGAGCACGAGGGTGTAATTGTCTATAAGTCATCTCCCACTGGtaacacactggttgaatcaacgttgtttccatgccATTTCAACacaattacgttgaaccaacgtggaatagacgttgaattcaCGTCCGTGCCCAGTGGGCTGTTAATCCTCCAACAGGCATCATTGACAAACTAGGTCCATAAAATGTTGAGTAATCAATGTGACAAtgtgtatgtttatccctgtttcattttgtttgcttccgtttaagaaatgtttttcaacagaatcagcgcaatgaatacacccctgatcagacgcaaacacagttcattttcatagcagccacatacaaagagctcgttgtatatatatatactgaccaaaaatataaacgcaacatccaaccatttcaaagattttactgagttacagttcataaaaggatATCAGTCAAtgaaaatacattcattaggtcctaatctatggacttcacaACTGGGCAGGGGCACAATCATGGGTttgcctgggagggcataggtccacccactggggagccatgcccagccaatcaatcaaatttcgatcaatcaaatgtatttataaagccctttttacatcagctgatgtcacaaattgctgtacagaaatccagcctaaaaccccaaacagcaagcaatgcagatgtagaagcacggtggcttggaaaaaaatccctagaaaggctggaatctaggaagaaacctcgagaggaaccaggctctgaggggtggccagtcctcttctggctgtgccgggtggagattataacagaacatggccaagatgttcaaacgttcatagatgaccagcagggtcagataataataatcacagtggttgtagagggtgcaacaggtcagcacctcaggagtaaatgtcagttggcttttcatagccgatcattcagagttagagacagcaggtgcggtagagagagagtccaaaacaggaggtccgggacaaggtagcacgtccagtgaacaggtcagggttccatagccgcaggcagaacagttgaaactggagcagcagcatgaccaggtggactggggagagcaagtagtcatcaggccaggtagtcctgaggcatggtcctagggctcaggtcctccgagagaagagaaagagagggagaaagagataaagagagagcgagaattagagggagcatacttaaaattcacacaggacaccggatactccagatataacagactgaccatagcctcccgacacataaactattgcagcataaatactggaggctgagacaggaggggtcgggagacactgtggccctgtacGACGATACgcacggacagggccaaacaggcaggatataaccccacccactttgccaaagcacagcccccacaccactagagggatatcttcaaccaccaacctactaccctgagacaaggccgagtatagcccaagaagatctcccccacggcacgaacccgaggggggcgccaacccggacaggaagatcacgtcagtgactcaacccactcaagtgacacacccctcctagggatggcatggaagagcaccagtaagccagtgactcagcccccataatagggttagaggcagagaatctcagtggagagaggagaaccagccaggcagagacagcaagggtggttcgtcgctCCAGCGCCTTTCCGTTCACATTCACACCcatgggccagactacactcaatcataagaCCTACTGAGGAgatcttcaataaagacttaaaagtcgagactgagtctgtgtctctcacatggataggcagaccattccataaaaatgtagctctataggatgaatgagtttttccccaaaaaagggctttattacagacagaagtaTGAATTAATTAaatcaaaagcttaccttgacttggaagagttccagagcatccctctctgtttgagccgggtatTAAGtgggctaaactagctagctgcaatcgaCGCTAACTAAGTAAgtgaaaatgaaaaaaatatatactacgAAATATAGCTTTCTCTCTTACgcgcttctccttaattttttaagaaattaatttgttcaactattgtctttgtCTCCGAGGTAagtactcaccacattttatgcactgcagtgctagatagctgtagcttatgctttcagtactagattcattctctgatcctttgattgggtggacaacatgtcagttcatgctgcaaagATCTAATAGGTTgaaggacatcctccggaagttgttaTAATTACTGTGTAAATCTATGGAAGTGGTTGAGAACCATGATCCtactaggttttgtattgaagtcaatgtacccagagcaGGACAGAAGTAAGCTATCCGCcaactacaccatggtgctaccctacagagtgctgttgaggctactgtagacctgttTTTATTAATaatttggtgatgtgaatatattgagtgtagtttatttcactttttattttcatgaaattcactgaggaggatgttcctccccttcctcctctgaggagcctccactggtgcagGGGCTTGTGTCgcatgagtgcgtgtgtgtgaacttagtgtgtgtgtttgcatgaatGAACATGCTATACAAAAGAAACACAGAGAATAAACTTGTATTTCTCCATGACCAAACATCCAAATGGGTCTCTCATTCCTAGAGAGTTGTTCTTCAGCTCTGTGCCCTAGTCCTCTTCACTAATCTCAGAGGATATGGATGTGTTTGCACTGCCTTTACTCTGTCCTTCAAGGCTCAACCTCTGGTCTCTGGCTCTGGTATGTTGAGCATTCTGCCTGAGACATTAAATAGTACAAATTCCCATTTTATCTTATCCACACTCTCAAGACCATTAACTTTCCACTGAGGAAAGTGTCTAATCTAGAGCTGTTTGTCAGGGTGACATTAAGACAGAGAATGTGTCTCATCTTATCTTAGATGACCCGAGCACAGATTGCCTATTACTTCATAGTTATCATTGTGGGCTTAAATGTTTAACTAGCAGTTTTACTGTGTATTATGCATTTTTAATGATTCAGTCAGTATTAGAAGTCAACTTTAACACTGGTGTTTGACCCTAGCTACAGATTAAAACTTAACTATTCACTCACCCagagctacagtgccttgcaaaagtattcacccccgttgacatttttcctattttgttgcattacaacctgtaatttatatatacaaaatagtcaaaattggtgaagtgaaatgaaaaaaattacttgtttcaaaaaatgcaaaaaaaatgtaaaactgaaaagtggtgggtgcatatgtattcaccccctttgctatgaagcccctaaaaagatttggtgcaaccaattaccttcagaagtcacataattagttaaataaagtccacctgtgtgcaatataattgtcacatgatctgtcacatgatctcactatatatacacctgttctgaaaggccccagagtctgcaacaccactaagcaaggggcaccaccaagcaagcggcactatgaagaccaaggagctctccaaacaggtcagggacaaagttgtggagaggtacagatcagggttgggttataaaaaaatatctgaaactttgaacatcccacggagcaccattaaatccattattaaaaaatggaaagaatatggcaccacaacaatcctgccaagagagggcaaagagaccaaagataaccctgaaggagctgcaaaggtccacagcggagattggagtatatgtccataggaccactttaagctgtacactccacagagctggactttatggaagagtggccaaaaaaagccattgcttaaagaaaagaataagcaaacacatttggtgttctacaaaaggcacgtgggagactccccaaataaatgatgagactaaaatgttgctttttggccatcaaggaatgtctggtgcaaacccaacacctctcatcaccctgagaacaccatccccacagtgaagcatggtgatggcagtatcatgctatggggatgtttttcatcagcagggagtgggaaactggtcagaattgaaggaatgatgtatggtgctaaatacagggaaatctgtttcagtcttccagagaatttttatattttacctttatttaactaggcaagtcagttaagaacaatttcttattttcaatgacggcctaggaacagtgggttaactgccttgttcaggggcagaacgacagattttcaccttgtcagctcggggattagatcttgcaacctttcaattctagtccaatgctctaaccactaggctacctaccgcctcaATTGTCACATGatttgtcacatgatctcagtatatatacacctgttctgaaaggccccagagtctgcaacaccactaagcaagggccacctgactgggacggaggtttaaggggtaacatttaaatgtctttgaatggcctagtcaaagcccagacctcaatccaattgaaaatctgtggtatgacttaaagattgctgtgcaccagcggaacccatccaacttgaaggagctggagcagttttgtcttgaagaatgggcaaaaatcccagtggctagatgtgccaagcttatagagacataccccaagagacctgcagctgtaattgctgcaaaaggtgtctctacaaagtattgactttggggggatgaatagttatgcatgctcaagttctgtttttttgtcttatttcacaataaaacatattttgcatcctcaaagtggtaggcatgttgtgtaaatcaaatgatacaaactccccaaaaatctattttatttccaggttgtaaggcaacaaaataggaaaaatgccaagggagatgaatacttttgcaagacacTGTAACTCCCTTAGCCAGGTAGTGGATCAATACTGTACCTCACATTATCCACTGCTGCATGCTTTTTGAGATACTGTTAAAATAAAACATTGAACTAAGTGTGTCAGAGAGCACAGACAGCCGCAGTATACATGCACTCTATCTGTGTTTAgtctagcctgtgtgtgtgtgtgtgttttgactgTGAGTGCCTGACTGTGCTCGTCTGTGCTGACACAGGTAAGAAGCTCCGCTGTTGGAAGGGACACAATCCTTTATCTCATCAGTGCTAAAACAGGAAACATTCAACATGAAAAGAAACACCTCCTGTACAAGTGTTTCACACATACAGTGTAGGGTTGTTCCTTTCAATTTCAATAGCTTTTGGACTGCACCCGTTTTGATTTGAACACAACTTTCTATACATATTTTcccatggtagaagtggtcagaaagtaacttggtggacctgaatgccaaaacatttagGAGATAGAGGGGCTCAAAGTTGAtgcattttgcataccccaccctaccatgagacatccatgtcttcatcactggaaacaAAAAgtgttgtcaaactattttataaTTTCTTGAAAAAATTGAATTTGAATAAGAATTGACATTTTTTAACCTTTAAAGTCGGTGATCTAAAAACACGTAAACTCCGATTTTATGTTTTTGCATATGTTTTAGTTTAGACCCTTTTTTATATAatctactttccgaatgcactgtaagttgATTATCAACGGTGGTTGGCCCTGCGgccatctttgtggtagtaattgGAAGTAAAAAAAGCAATTcagctaaattgcagtggtctgtcacccaccctgtattcaagagtatGCTGTGTCTCAACCAATTGCGGGCACAACACAAATACCTCAGATtatgtaaaatagggtctaagctacagAATATGCAAATATTACAAAAATCGAAGTTGACACATTTTTAGATAATTGACATTAAAGGATCATTTAAAAAAGTTATTAATCTAAAAATGTTTGACAActctgtttgtaagcttttaaatgatatcaaactccaccgtttatcttttccagtgatgaagacatggatgtctcatggtagggtGGGGTACGCAAAATCTGTCAACTTCGCACACCTCTTTCTCCTAAATGTTTTGGTCCAAAAAGTAACTTTCGGACCACTTCTACACtgggcaaatatgtatggaaCGTTTCATTAAAATCAAAAGGGGTgcagtcaaaaagtgattgaaatcaaatggaacaACCCTATAAAACATACACTGTCTCACTGTCCATGTTTCAATGGTTTGTcttgtttttgtcttgtttacAGGCCTGTGAACACAGCTGAATATTGAAACAAGGTAATGTAATGTTGTATTGACAGACAACCAGACCATCTGACCCAGCAACGCTTTGTTTTGTTATATAACCCATCTATTGGCTTTAGAGTATAGACATATTATACCCTGACTGCTCATGTGAGCTATGAGACATCTCTAATGTGTTCTTATAGGTTTTGTTCCAGACATTGACCAGAGACAGCCATGATATGGCCCAAGGACAACACTATTACGTCAATACCGTGTCAAGATGAGAGACCACCATCTTTATGATTACTAATGTAGGAATAATATGAAGTGTGATGTGTGTTAACTGTCAGATAACAGTAAATAATTATCTTAATTAAAACATTTTTGGCTTTGTTTGTTTCTTTGGTGATGCTGAGGATTGAGGCAAGGTCAATCCAAGTGGTACAGACCTAGGCTTACTACAGAATTTGCATTTTGCCCTCGACACAATATTCTGGTCTTCAATTCGGTATATGGTTTATTTATACATTTGAATTGGATTTCTGCGTGAATTTGGAGCATTGTCTAAAAAGTATGTCTAAAAAGAGGATCAATTGATTGATGCCAAAACAACAGAATGTATGGTCCAGGTGCAATAGAGATTTCAACCAGAGGGCGGCAGCAATAATAAACGAATTGTCTCAAAGAAGCTCTCGTCTCAGTATAGCCTACTGCCAGGCTGGCAACTGCCACCAACTAGAACCCCAGCAAGCTTTTGGATGCAAGTCCCAAGAGGCAATTTATGCACATTCCAAATTGTTAGAAAGCATTTAAGTCACACAGATAATCTGTTTCAATTAGTTGAGTAAAAttgcaatcacaacaaacaaactTGAATTCAAAACATTTGTCTGAATCTGAAGGGGCACAAAGTACGTGAGGATGGCTGGAGGGTGGAAGTTGGAGAATTAAAAATGTTCTCAAACACCTGAAATAGATTTTCCCTGGAATCTAGAGCCATAATTATTACGCTTAATTCTATGtcaaaaatatgtttatttttctcAATATCTAAGCGTAcatcttgagctgtctgtatcctcctgactggtggttatttttttcaaagaaactaaatatgtttctctgcatctctgctaaaatctgggtaaaagatttaAAGAAATGTGAGTCCTATTCAGTACGtttagtaattgcttgcttttctaaagtctaccaaccttgccaaaaggaatgccagctaagatagttagacaagctagctactctaactttattgatagcctgaaatggcttcttggtagctagttatgaggttgggagattgggaacctatctgggcaAGATAAAGCCATCTTCATAAAATGTGTAGGTGGCAAGTAGTGTCACAGAGAAACAACAATTGTAATGTATTTGAAATACTTAACAAAAAAACATTACAGTagaaatctgagggggcacggcCACTGAGTCCCTTAAGGGCATGAGACCTCTGCCTGCACCCATGCGCAATTAGCCTGGGAACAAGGTTACTGTTTGAGGGGATGGCAGCTTTTGAAGCAGAGGAAGAGGGCATTTGAGCAGGTGTAGTGTACAGTAGGTCGGGGGAGTTGGTTTGATGAGGTGGGATAAAGTTGAATGATTGATCTCCATGCAAGAGGTTAGTGGAGTGCAGCATCGGGTCGGGTGTTATTGTCAGGTACAGGATGAGGTGGGGATGATATGGAAAGATGCAGGTGTGGCAAAAGCAGGCCAAAGCGATGATGCCCGCTCACAATGCAGACAGGCTTACGGAACAGGCTGACAAAGCACATTCAACAATGAATGAGACTGCTCTGTGCTTGGCTAACTTTTCCTGAGTAAATAAGTCATCATGGAGGACCCAGGGGCTGAGAagaacattccctctctctcactttctctgtgAGAAATATTCTCTGAAAGGCACAGTACGCAATTGTCATAATTGAGTGAAAGTAAAGATACTGTTACCAGCCTCAGACTGAATCTGAAGGTGGCCTCTTTAGTGAGAAAGAGAAACGGACAAAAACGTTATcgtcttgacagttctggcaatCTATTTTCTAATATGCTTTTTCTTATTCAATTATCTAATTTCCAATAT
Coding sequences within it:
- the LOC120043742 gene encoding transmembrane protease serine 13-like; translated protein: MRYLLSITYSAVNPKVPRGAPPPPAAKTRQWESPRVPVTLGEKEGNSDHPPPYYLAVVPTQPPPQYGEVVGTRGWSDTPSQPYYINQPMPHANVIHVSHSTPPCLCYGPSLVSGHLSSSEAYQPSEMEKDSCPSNTVECDGQQECKLGSDETNCLRFGSNGALQVKTNSVGSFLPVCYSGWNKGLADQTCAQLGFRASHSTSSVKDGSSTTLTVTGQTCNTIQGKVSVNSSSCLNKDTVSLQCINCGRQQSSRIIGGSAANLGDWPWQVSLHFRGFHTCGGTLVAPDFVVTAAHCFPRKDSSYLVPNNWRLYMGMVSQTMLPVPEMVEKIIVHESYDDNTNNYDIALLKLTHYVHYSNSIQPVCLPAYDKTVSPGTKCWTSGFGTEEGTARGSTSLMEVTVDIIDSSVCNRNTVYNGQVSQNMLCAGDIKGSKDSCQRDGGGPLVCKDSDQRWYLMGVTSWGVGCGRRNMPGVYSRVSRLLPWVYSKMQQARP